The following coding sequences lie in one Danio rerio strain Tuebingen ecotype United States chromosome 3, GRCz12tu, whole genome shotgun sequence genomic window:
- the zmp:0000000997 gene encoding uncharacterized protein LOC100535828 precursor, giving the protein MLVIIEALLLILAALEQDHTAAAVDRIISLDMAPNSVDDQYKGCRDKMANLVKTEYLKKEMSNSEKFRRAWKKGEDFVKDQVDSLTRNNLIAIYVYSDASVYDDFNSNTRSDKIEYKKKKYKWYSFHFLLTEAVQVLKKTQKKCFSTFRGTKIEFNKNVLNKKVRFGSFVSSSLDRKIASYFGNKSCFEIKTCKGAEVTKYSKLPHEKEVLIPPYEVFKVTAVSIRKNTNKKNLWCDTVFTLKSSGEKSDLDCALFMKSNKTVAKYNVIH; this is encoded by the exons CTCTAGAACAG GATCACACAGCCGCTGCTGTAGATCGGATAATTTCATTGGATATGGCACCAAATTCTGTCGATGACCAATATAAAGGCTGTAGAGACAAAATGGCAAATCTGGTAAAGACCGAATATCTGAAGAAGGAAATGAGCAACTCGGAAAAATTCAGAAGAGCTTGGAAAAAAGGGGAAGATTTTGTCAAGGACCAAGTTGATAGTTTGACGAGAAATAATTTAATTGCAATTTATGTGTACAGCGATGCTAGTGTATATGATGATTTCAATTCTAACACTCGCAGTGATAAAATCGagtacaaaaaaaagaaatacaagtgGTATTCATTTCACTTTCTGTTGACTGAAGCGGTTCAGGTTTTGaagaaaacacaaaagaaatgcTTTTCAACTTTTCGTGGAACTAAAATTGAGTTTAAcaaaaatgtgttgaacaaaaaggTTCGTTTTGGCTCGTTTGTGTCATCGTCTCTCGATCGTAAAATAGCGTCATATTTCGGAAACAAATCATGCTTTGAAATCAAAACTTGTAAAGGTGCAGAGGTCACGAAATATTCCAAACTTCCGCATGAGAAAGAGGTGTTGATTCCTCCGTATGAAGTTTTTAAAGTCACTGCTGTCAGCatcagaaaaaatacaaataaaaaaaacctttggTGCGACACTGTGTTCACTTTAAAATCCTCTGGGGAAAAAAGTGACCTGGACTGTGCTCTGTTTATGAAATCAAACAAGACTGTAGCTAAATACAATGTCATACATTGA